In Lactuca sativa cultivar Salinas chromosome 5, Lsat_Salinas_v11, whole genome shotgun sequence, the DNA window tggacctgaaaaaaaattattggtggccctgtatgaagagggtcATGGCTTGGGTAGtttagaggtgcttgacctaccgtCGGGTCAAGGTAGAGCACCAGCGGCCACATGGTCcattgcagcctctggagattccccagtggaagtgggaacagatctcgatagactttatcaccaagttaccgaggACTACGCGTGGAGTtgacgcgatttgggtgattgtggaccagctgacgaagagtgctcacttccttgctattagtgagagatTTTCTACAGAGAGATTGGCTGGGATCTATTTGAGAGAAGTGGtagcacggcatggagtgccgatctctaTCGTGTCGGATCGAGacgtgcatttcacttccaggttttggaagaagtttcatgaggaattgggcatGCGCTTACATTTCAGTACTGCGTATCACCCGCAAatggacgggcagagtgagcggacgattcagacgctcgaggacatgttgcGTGCATGTGTCATGGATTTCAGAGGAATTTGAGACACCTACATACAATTGgccgagttttcttacaacaatagcCACCATtagagtattggtatgcctccctttgagcttttgtatgggaggaggtgtaggacTCCCATTTTTTGGGGAGAAGTGGGGCAGagggtgatgggtagcacggagatagTGCTGAAGATGACCGAGCAGACTCAACAAGTTAGGCAGAGATTACTGATGGCTCAGAGTcgctagaagagttatgcagatagacggTGATCCGAGCTGGAGTTTCAAGTCGGAGACTATGTGCTCCCGAAGGTATCCTCATGGAAGGggtgttggattaatttctaaatccataactataattggtaagacttgacccgacccagcatggtccatttgggttgcatggcgtcatgaatttggatagactataatgagagaaataacacttaaggtttgttaatatattataagttctaatatattaataagattatttaattagtattgatcaagaattaatctaggattaattaagtgatcaaaagaagactaattaactatatgggttgattgtgtaaatcatccatacttgtatagtgggctaatgctccatggattatcaagttgggctaaaacccataggatgctccatggatgctccatagtgtatttgaacccatggatccaaggaaatggaaagccacgaaaattagggtttaccctaattatgacactatataaagatcttttcttgacaaaatcggccactatgtgtgatagaaagggctagccgattttcatgaagtggggtttttctctcaagtcattccatgtgtatgtggtgttgtgtgaaccatttgaggtgtcacgcttggggcactaggaactcaagcttcatgaagtcattctacatcaaagaggtatgtaattctaacttgatatattcatatgaatcaatgttattatgctagttaggatgaataccttgggaagttcatatttgcatgtataatagagaaaacatagatccaatgtatttagggttgcatgtacacttaggagtgttagaatgctcaaaaccgtaCAAAGGGgatgatctgattcaggaagcggggcaagttgggcccctgTTACATCAGTCCTTTTAGAGTGAGCGCcagagtgggcaaggtagcataccagttggagctacctgcagatttgattcagattcataacaccttccacgtatctcagatgaggaagtgtgtagccgatgagacggcagtggtaccactagaggatattcaggtggatgcgggcctgaattacattgagagaccgaTTACGATTTAGGATCGAAAGATAAAAGTtacgaggaacaaggaggtgcccttgGTTCAACTCCAGTGGCAACAATGGAGAGGGTCCGAGTTTACTTGGGAGTCGGAGTctaagatgcgggagcagcatccaaaaTTATTTTCGGAGCATTACTTCGAGGGCAAAGTTTGATTCTAGTATGGGAGAATTGTTACATCCGGATTCTCTGGTACATCATTTTGTCTAtgtatttttgaaatttatagagtgactcgacgagttggtgctacaACTCGTCAAGTAGTGTCGCGAGTGGCCACGTGGGTTTaatgagctactcgacgagttagtgagtcgactcgccgagtaggcgctggaatgagaaaccctaatttcccgggattgggacctatttaaaggtacTTATAGCCTCCTTGTGCGGCCACACTtcacagagagaaaccctaaacctaccCATTCgttgtgtagagagagagagaccatttTGAGCATTCTTGAGCACCTTTGGGGGAGGATTTGAGAAGCATTGTGGATCTGATCAAGAAGTGGCTGGAGATCTAGTGTTCTTCTGTCATTAGCATCTGTTCAGAGGTAAAAAGCCCTCATCTTGGCCACATTTTTTGTTAGATCCCATTTTGGattttttagggttttcctcCAATCATCTTGTGTCCTTGAGTTATTTGTGCATGGTTTGAGGTtagaacctcagatctggactataGGAGGCCTTGAGAGTCCAAATATCCGAGCTTTATTGAGCTAGGGGCAGGATCATGAGCATCTAACCCTTCTTTGGAGTTTGTAATGGCATGATGGAGCatatatgccatgcatgaacgtaaagatcgaagctttacgtgacaatCGAGCCTAGGGAGCCTAGATCTAATAGTTGGAGTGATAGATTTGCCCTTAAACGTCTGAATGGAAGTGGAGActgaatgaactcgccgagtccatgagctgactcgacgagtcgcttagGGTTTATCTCGATGAGTCTGAGCATGCTGTAATTCGTCGAGTCGTCGggttaactcgatgagtagagttgGTTTCAGAAGGTCTGTGAGGAAGCGAGGGGTCTCGACGAGTCTCCctgatgcactcgacgagttgagtcaacatggactgttgactcaagTTGACTTCTATTAACTTTTGGAGTTTTGACCAAATATGAGTAATGAAAATcacggaggggtaaaatggtcttttactttTGCCAAGAGTTAGAGAGGGGTAAGTATGAATTATGGTCTAATTAGAGATAATCGTCTCAtgtattaggcggaggctagttcggtGATTCGTGTACGAGGTGTATTAGCTTGCttacttcgaggtgagtcttctcactatactttacctagggtGGTATTCAGAGTTGTGTGACAGAGTATCTTAGATGCTATTTGTATGGTGTGATGCACTGCAttgtttctatgtgatttatgctatataTTATGCAGAGTTTATAATGTTAGGACTGGAagatccatagagttaggaccagagggtccaccagagttgtgggactaaagggtcccactgagacacattgaccagagggtcttttagagttatagcctcgagagGCTAAattattgtatgtggtattttggggaactcactaagctttgtgcttaccgtgttatgtgttatgtgtttcagttagttttgatgatcgtgggaaggcaccggcttgattgtacacacactcgcTTTGGAGATAAgtcttggaggatcctggtttttgTGATAAACaacttttgaaaaataaattgtATTAATGTTGATACTTGAGATTTTTGGGAATTATGTCATGTGATTTGTTTgtgcaaaaatgaaaattttgttttgaaagatAGGGGTGTTACGCCGCCCACATATTTGGCCCCTCCCATCATAACTGGCCCCGCATAGCATACAAACGGGTCCCTACCCAACATACAAACGGGCCCGCCCAACATACATGCAAGTGTCATAAAGACAGCTAGCGTCCTGcacggtatagtgagaagactcacctctctcaCAAAGTCATACAAATCCCAGCTTAACGTCACGAAATAGGTGTTACAAACCACTTATCGAATCACAAAAGGTCACACCTTAGTCTACACCTTAGAACTagcaatttgaccaaaagtcaacggtcaaagttcTTAAACGATATACACATGCTATATTTTTGTATTTGATTTTATTCTTTACGGTGTCTATCCTTTCCTTATTTACAGGAATGGTTCTATATTTATTATTGATTTTGTATAATTAAAGGAATCAATCGAGAATACCATTCTTTATGATATCAAAGCCTTGCCCTAGCCCTAGCCATCGTCTCCCTCTTCTTCTCCAACATCCTTCTCATCGAACATGGTAGCACCAGGCGAATCTTCTGATTCCGGAAAGACACCATTCCACTCAACATTCATTTCCACTAACATTAAGAATGTTTTCCCTCTCATTCCTAATCAAACTGATGACCAATATGCTTCGTGGGTTGTACTATTTCACATCCACACATGTGCTTACAATCTCCTTGATCACATTGATCCAAACACTCTGTGACCAGCATGCATCAATGAAGAAACATGGAATCTTCTTGATGCTATTTTTATAGTACCATATCCATTGATTTGCTCCAATCGATCATGAAACCCGATGAAACCACTCATCAACTTCGGATCTGTCTTCAGAAAATTTTCCAAGACAACAAAACTACCAGGTCTGTTTATCTTGAAGAACAGTTCAATAACACTCACCTCCCTGTGTTCTCCAACCTGTCGGATTACTATGCTCGTCTAAAAAATCTTTCAGATCAGCTCGCCAATGTCAAAAAACCTATTTCGAAAGAAAATATGGTGCCCCAGCTAGTTTTCGGCCTTACAAAAGGAGATTTCGACACCGTTGCAACTGTCATTCAGCAATCGGACCCGCTGCCCAACTTTAATAAAGCTCGCTCTCAACTTTTGCTTGAAGAAACAAGAAGGAACAACCAAGACTCCCATCTACAGCAG includes these proteins:
- the LOC111897237 gene encoding uncharacterized protein LOC111897237, whose protein sequence is MKPDETTHQLRICLQKIFQDNKTTRSVYLEEQFNNTHLPVFSNLSDYYARLKNLSDQLANVKKPISKENMVPQLVFGLTKGDFDTVATVIQQSDPLPNFNKARSQLLLEETRRNNQDSHLQQAMITQQPDQPISDTPPTTQHGTG